The Plasmodium berghei ANKA genome assembly, chromosome: 8 genome has a segment encoding these proteins:
- a CDS encoding dynein light chain, putative, whose protein sequence is MNETDKFKDEFDIELMEEIGKETISQFLEKMYYNEEKTKIWVSQILDTTLKELSKLNKPFKYVATCTLMEKNGSPLTASNICLWDENSDGMCSVQMGNETLDCILCIYAIRT, encoded by the exons atGAATGAAACAGATAAATTTAAG GATGAATTTGACATTGAATTGATGGAGGAAATAGGAAAAGAA acCATATCTCAATTTCttgaaaaaatgtattataatgaagaaaaaacaaaaatctGGGTGTCGCAAATTTTAGACACTACTTTAAAAGAGTTATCGAAATTAAACAAGCCATTTAAATATGTTG CTACTTGCACATTGATGGAAAAAAACGGATCTCCCCTTACAGCCTCAAACATTTGCCTTTGGGACGAAAATTCAGATG GTATGTGCAGCGTCCAAATGGGGAATGAAACCTTAGATTGTATTCTTTGCATATATGCCATAAGAACATGA
- a CDS encoding fumarate hydratase, putative encodes MVGYQKIRKFKKVPKLFPYTICTSNFIGVHGKKHIRNISNINNIRNINNINKINKLNINTLNNFLDIFEFEEKGNDNIEYRRLNDLSKYIEVIKFDNKINENSKYYDINYEDENEFFDDNGNLKIKNNYEKESNKNIMKEYIHVPPFVLTKLCEYALKEILFFLNKNHLKQLQNILMDKKSSKNDKYVSMTLIKNAIISSHQNLPGCQDTGTAIILGKKDEEILVTYEHKYLTLGVYNAYKKNNFRYSQLSPINMFDEINTKNNLPCQIEIYSNIKKKENLNDKIKKDPKYELIFIAKGGGSANKTFLFQQTKSILNEDKLYEFLLDKIKEIGTSACPPYHLAIVIGGLSPEMNLKTVKLASCRYLDNLPKEGSIYGKAFRDIKSEKIILEKSQNLGIGAQFGGKYFVHDVRVIRLPRHSASCPIGIGVSCSADRQIKCIINKNGVFVEKLEHEPIKYLPEVTYDNLKNGINKKFKNSNLIYENNNEKSNGIAIDLNQPIENILKIISNYPVSTLLILTGKLIVARDTAHKKIVDNFINKNIAIPDYFKKHPIYYAGPAKTPNNYASGSFGPTTAGRMDAYAEILMKNNASLISLAKGNRSLVVKNACKKYNGFYLGSIGGPGAILAKNNILKVQVIDFHELGMEAVHLIDVVDFPAFIIIDNKGNDFYNKWIPS; translated from the coding sequence TCTTAGATATTTTTGAGTTTGAAGAAAAAGGAAATGACAATATAGAATATAGACGTCTTAATGATCtaagtaaatatatagaagtgataaaatttgataataaaataaatgaaaacagtaaatattatgatataaattatgaggatgaaaatgaattttttgatgataatggaaatttgaaaataaaaaataattatgaaaaagaaagtaataaaaatataatgaaagaatatatacatgtcccaccatttgttttaacaaaattgtGTGAATATgcattaaaagaaatattattttttttaaataaaaatcatttaaaacaattacaaaatatattaatggaTAAAAAGTCAAgcaaaaatgataaatatgtttctatgactttaattaaaaatgctATAATAAGTTCTCATCAAAATTTACCAGGTTGTCAAGATACAGGAACTGCAATTATTTTGGGAAAAAAAGACGAGGAAATTTTAGTAACATATGAACATAAATATCTTACCTTAGGGGTATATAAtgcttataaaaaaaataattttcgaTATAGTCAGTTATCTCCTATTAACATGtttgatgaaataaatactaaaaataatttaccatgtcaaatagaaatatatagtaatataaaaaagaaagaaaatttaaatgataaaattaaaaaagatccaaaatatgaattaatttttattgcaAAAGGAGGGGGAAGTGCAAACAAAACTTTTCTATTCCAACAAAcaaaaagtatattaaatgaagataaattatatgaatttttattagataaaataaaagaaattgGGACATCTGCATGTCCACCATATCATTTAGCTATCGTTATAGGTGGGTTATCACCAgaaatgaatttaaaaacagTTAAATTAGCATCTTGTAGGTATTTAGATAATTTACCAAAAGAGGGAAGTATATATGGTAAAGCTTTTAGGGATataaaaagtgaaaaaattattttagaaaaatcaCAAAATTTAGGAATAGGTGCACAATTTGgaggaaaatattttgtacaTGATGTTAGAGTTATAAGGCTTCCAAGGCATTCGGCATCATGTCCAATTGGGATAGGTGTATCTTGTTCTGCTGATAgacaaataaaatgtattataaataagaaTGGAGTATTTGTTGAAAAGTTAGAGCATGAACCAATAAAATATCTTCCTGAAGTAACatatgataatttaaaaaatggaattaataaaaaatttaaaaattctaatttaatttatgaaaataataatgagaAAAGTAATGGAATAGCAATAGATTTAAATCAAcctatagaaaatatattaaaaataatttcaaaTTATCCTGTTTCaacattattaattttaacaGGCAAATTAATAGTAGCTAGGGATACTgcacataaaaaaattgttgataattttattaacaaaaatatagcaATACCagattattttaaaaaacatcCTATATATTATGCAGGCCCAGCTAAAACTCCAAATAATTATGCAAGTGGATCGTTTGGGCCAACAACTGCTGGAAGAATGGATGCATATGCAGAAATTCTTATGAAAAACAATGCGTCTTTAATTTCTTTGGCAAAAGGAAATAGATCTTTAGTTGTTAAAAATGcatgcaaaaaatataacggTTTTTATTTGGGAAGTATTGGAGGCCCAGGTGCAATATTAgctaaaaataatattcttaAAGTTCAAGTTATCGATTTTCATGAACTTGGTATGGAAGCAGTACATTTAATTGATGTTGTTGATTTTCCAGCTTTCATTATAATTGATAATAAAGGAAATGacttttataataaatggaTACCTTCTTAG